A region of Psychrobacter fulvigenes DNA encodes the following proteins:
- a CDS encoding IS1-like element ISPa14 family transposase: MRITLEIKCPTCLSDSIKKNGIKVDGKQNYQCKDCKRQFIGDHALSYLGCHSGITRKILQLMVRGSGIRDIAEVERISIGKVLRTLTESTYQIQPKQSHYESLEVDEFWTFVGNKNNKQWLIYAYHRETGEIVAYVWGKRDLATVQRLKAKLKQLGIHYTRIASDHWDSFITAFKNCKQSIGKFFTVGIEGNNCKIRHRIRRGFRRSCNFSKKIENHFKAFDLTFFYINNGFI, encoded by the coding sequence ATGCGAATAACTCTAGAAATCAAATGTCCAACCTGCCTCAGTGACAGTATAAAGAAAAATGGCATCAAAGTAGATGGGAAACAAAACTATCAGTGCAAAGACTGTAAACGTCAGTTTATTGGTGACCATGCTCTGAGCTATCTAGGATGTCATTCAGGCATTACTCGAAAAATATTACAGTTGATGGTCAGAGGTAGTGGTATACGAGATATCGCTGAAGTTGAGCGAATCAGTATCGGTAAAGTTTTACGTACTTTAACCGAATCGACCTACCAAATTCAGCCTAAACAAAGTCATTATGAGTCTCTTGAAGTTGATGAGTTTTGGACTTTTGTGGGAAATAAAAATAATAAACAATGGCTTATTTACGCCTACCATCGAGAAACAGGTGAGATTGTTGCTTATGTTTGGGGTAAAAGAGACTTAGCTACAGTTCAACGATTGAAGGCAAAGCTTAAACAATTAGGTATTCACTACACCCGAATTGCAAGTGATCATTGGGACAGTTTCATAACTGCTTTTAAAAACTGCAAGCAAAGTATTGGTAAATTTTTTACTGTAGGTATTGAAGGTAATAATTGCAAAATAAGGCATCGAATTAGGCGCGGTTTTAGAAGGAGTTGTAATTTTTCAAAAAAGATTGAAAACCATTTTAAAGCTTTCGACTTAACCTTTTTTTACATCAATAATGGCTTCATTTAA
- a CDS encoding aminoglycoside O-phosphotransferase APH(6)-Id: MFMPPVFPAHWHVSQPVLIADTFSSLVWKVSLPDGTPAIVKGLKPIEDIADELRGADYLVWRNGRGAVRLLGRENNLMLLEYAGERMLSHIVAEHGDYQATEIAAELMAKLYAASEEPLPSALLPIRDRFAALFQRARDDQNAGCQTDYVHAAIIADQMMSNASELRGLHGDLHHENIMFSSRGWLVIDPVGLVGEVGFGAANMFYDPADRDDLCLDPRRIAQMADAFSRALDVDPRRLLDQAYAYGCLSAAWNADGEEEQRDLAIAAAIKQVRQTSY; the protein is encoded by the coding sequence ATGTTCATGCCGCCTGTTTTTCCTGCTCATTGGCACGTTTCGCAACCTGTTCTCATTGCGGACACCTTTTCCAGCCTCGTTTGGAAAGTTTCATTGCCAGACGGGACTCCTGCAATCGTCAAGGGATTGAAACCTATAGAAGACATTGCTGATGAACTGCGCGGGGCCGACTATCTGGTATGGCGCAATGGGAGGGGAGCAGTCCGGTTGCTCGGTCGTGAGAACAATCTGATGTTGCTCGAATATGCCGGGGAGCGAATGCTCTCTCACATCGTTGCCGAGCACGGCGACTACCAGGCGACCGAAATTGCAGCGGAACTAATGGCGAAGCTGTATGCCGCATCTGAGGAACCCCTGCCTTCTGCCCTTCTCCCGATCCGGGATCGCTTTGCAGCTTTGTTTCAGCGGGCGCGCGATGATCAAAACGCAGGTTGTCAAACTGACTACGTCCACGCGGCGATTATAGCCGATCAAATGATGAGCAATGCCTCGGAACTGCGTGGGCTACATGGCGATCTGCATCATGAAAACATCATGTTCTCCAGTCGCGGCTGGCTGGTGATAGATCCCGTCGGTCTGGTCGGTGAAGTGGGCTTTGGCGCCGCCAATATGTTCTACGATCCGGCTGACAGAGACGACCTTTGTCTCGATCCTAGACGCATTGCACAGATGGCGGACGCATTCTCTCGTGCGCTGGACGTCGATCCGCGTCGCCTGCTCGACCAGGCGTACGCTTATGGGTGCCTTTCCGCAGCTTGGAACGCGGATGGAGAAGAGGAGCAACGCGATCTAGCTATCGCGGCCGCGATCAAGCAGGTGCGACAGACGTCATACTAG
- a CDS encoding EcpB family pilus assembly chaperone — MKKIILACLSPLVFYSQFAAAIHVGAITETMQSDQTILAKEIENNVEQARLVGLSIERISSPLEDGKVIPLVNNEILISPANLILPGKTKENFKIFYKGPSDNQERYYRLVWRDDPVTETGSTQSSKAATATTSAMISTILVVAPRQENFSYRFDKSTRIVYNTGNSSFRTVATGDCMPDAVTKNENNRCSERYYVMPGLGVKLKQVDVQSKRATVGIWHNDDFIIINGGVSKSMLTLNEAIIDVKKG, encoded by the coding sequence ATGAAAAAAATAATATTAGCGTGTTTGAGTCCTTTGGTTTTTTATAGCCAATTTGCAGCAGCCATCCATGTCGGCGCCATTACTGAAACAATGCAGTCTGACCAAACTATTCTTGCTAAAGAAATTGAAAATAACGTCGAGCAAGCACGGTTAGTTGGATTGTCTATTGAACGTATTTCATCGCCTTTAGAAGATGGAAAAGTGATCCCTTTAGTTAATAATGAGATTTTGATCTCACCAGCAAACTTAATTTTACCCGGAAAAACCAAAGAAAATTTCAAGATTTTCTATAAAGGTCCTAGTGATAATCAAGAACGCTATTATCGCTTAGTTTGGCGTGATGATCCCGTGACTGAAACCGGATCAACACAGAGCTCAAAAGCAGCAACTGCGACCACATCAGCAATGATAAGTACCATTTTAGTCGTCGCTCCACGTCAAGAAAACTTCAGTTACCGTTTCGATAAAAGCACTCGTATTGTTTACAACACGGGGAATAGCTCATTCCGTACTGTCGCCACAGGCGATTGTATGCCTGATGCCGTGACAAAAAATGAAAATAATCGTTGTAGTGAACGTTATTATGTCATGCCAGGCCTTGGTGTTAAGTTAAAACAAGTCGATGTTCAAAGCAAAAGAGCAACTGTCGGTATTTGGCATAACGATGATTTTATTATTATAAATGGTGGTGTTTCAAAAAGTATGCTGACATTAAATGAAGCCATTATTGATGTAAAAAAAGGTTAA
- the ecpA gene encoding common pilus major fimbrillin subunit EcpA — protein sequence MKKLTLAVLAVAIMGTTTLAQADTRTASAVASWDAKAYKDTKSMLVVTPLKSLTFNYAEGIKAFNSQDGAFDITIQGQEKATDFKLTSKIITDKLVRASDNSELTVGVKWNGTDLTSSTETTMVDVAAGTTAGLDFLAQDGAYNGKERVSGQSQFTFNIASAKIAGTDTQFSDLADGYWDGDVKVQFTATWEGDFTKTP from the coding sequence ATGAAAAAGCTGACATTAGCCGTTCTTGCAGTTGCTATTATGGGTACAACAACTCTTGCTCAAGCTGATACTCGTACAGCAAGTGCTGTTGCTTCATGGGATGCGAAAGCATACAAAGATACTAAAAGTATGTTAGTTGTTACACCATTAAAATCTTTAACTTTCAATTATGCGGAAGGTATTAAAGCATTTAATTCTCAAGATGGTGCGTTCGATATCACTATCCAAGGTCAAGAAAAAGCGACTGATTTTAAACTGACTTCAAAAATCATCACCGATAAATTAGTACGTGCTTCTGATAACAGTGAATTAACTGTTGGTGTTAAATGGAATGGTACAGACTTAACTAGCTCAACAGAAACTACCATGGTTGACGTTGCTGCAGGTACAACGGCTGGTCTTGATTTCTTAGCTCAAGACGGTGCTTACAACGGTAAAGAGCGTGTAAGCGGTCAAAGCCAATTCACGTTCAATATTGCTTCCGCAAAAATCGCTGGTACTGATACTCAATTCTCTGATTTAGCTGATGGTTACTGGGATGGTGACGTTAAAGTTCAGTTTACTGCAACTTGGGAAGGCGACTTCACTAAAACACCATAA
- the tet(H) gene encoding tetracycline efflux MFS transporter Tet(H) — MNKSIIIILLITVLDAIGIGLIMPVLPTLLNEFVSENSLATHYGVLLALYATMQVIFAPILGRLSDKYGRKPILLFSLLGAALDYLLMAFSTTLWMLYIGRIIAGITGATGAVCASAMSDVTPAKNRTRYFGFLGGAFGVGLIIGPMLGGLLGDISAHMPFIFAAISHSILLILSLLFFRETQKREALVANRTPENQTASNTVTVFFKKSLYFWLATYFIIQLIGQIPATIWVLFTQYRFDWNTTSIGMSLAVLGVLHIFFQAIVAGKLAQKWGEKTTIMISMSIDMMGCLLLAWIGHVWVILPALICLAAGGMGQPALQGYLSKSVDDNAQGKLQGTLVSLTNITGIIGPLLFASIYSYSVAYWDGLLWLMGAILYAMLLITAYFHQRKTTPKAVISTP; from the coding sequence ATGAATAAATCAATTATTATTATACTGCTGATCACCGTATTAGATGCCATTGGTATCGGGCTTATCATGCCAGTACTCCCTACTCTATTAAATGAATTTGTCAGTGAAAATTCACTGGCAACCCATTACGGTGTGCTATTAGCGCTCTATGCTACCATGCAGGTTATTTTTGCTCCTATTCTAGGACGACTGTCTGATAAATACGGCAGAAAACCCATCTTGCTGTTTTCCCTTTTAGGCGCGGCACTCGACTATCTTTTAATGGCATTCTCAACCACACTTTGGATGCTCTATATTGGGCGCATCATTGCGGGGATCACAGGCGCAACAGGTGCCGTATGTGCATCAGCGATGAGTGATGTGACTCCCGCTAAAAATCGAACTCGCTATTTTGGTTTCCTAGGTGGTGCTTTTGGTGTTGGCCTTATTATCGGCCCAATGCTAGGGGGATTATTAGGTGATATCAGTGCTCATATGCCATTTATTTTTGCCGCTATTTCACACTCGATATTATTAATACTCTCTTTGCTCTTTTTCCGAGAAACACAAAAAAGAGAAGCGCTTGTTGCCAATAGGACACCTGAAAACCAAACTGCCTCAAATACAGTCACTGTTTTTTTTAAGAAAAGCCTCTACTTTTGGTTAGCAACCTATTTTATTATCCAGCTTATCGGGCAAATTCCTGCCACCATCTGGGTGCTGTTTACACAATATCGTTTTGATTGGAACACAACTTCTATCGGTATGTCTTTGGCGGTTCTGGGTGTATTACATATTTTCTTTCAGGCGATTGTCGCTGGGAAATTGGCACAAAAATGGGGCGAAAAAACCACCATTATGATCAGTATGTCTATTGATATGATGGGCTGTTTATTATTAGCGTGGATAGGCCACGTTTGGGTCATCTTACCAGCATTAATTTGCTTAGCGGCAGGAGGTATGGGGCAACCCGCATTACAAGGTTATTTATCAAAATCTGTCGATGATAATGCGCAAGGGAAATTACAAGGTACGCTGGTGAGCCTAACCAATATTACCGGGATCATTGGTCCCCTTTTATTTGCCTCTATTTATAGTTATAGCGTCGCTTATTGGGATGGTCTGTTATGGCTGATGGGGGCAATACTTTATGCTATGTTGCTTATTACCGCTTATTTTCACCAAAGAAAAACCACACCTAAAGCTGTTATTTCAACCCCTTAA
- the tetR(H) gene encoding tetracycline resistance transcriptional repressor TetR(H): protein MAKLDKEQVIDNALILLNEVGIEGLTTRKLAQKIGVEQPTLYWHVKNKRALLDALAETILQKHHHHVLPLPNETWQDFLRNNAKSFRQALLMYRDGGKIHAGTRPSESQFETSEQQLQFLCDAGFSLSQAVYALSSIAHFTLGSVLETQEHQESQKEREKVETDTVAYPPLLTQAVAIMDSDNGDAAFLFVLDVMISGLETVLKSAK, encoded by the coding sequence ATGGCAAAGCTAGATAAAGAACAAGTTATTGATAATGCGTTGATTTTACTTAATGAAGTTGGTATTGAAGGATTAACAACGCGTAAGCTGGCGCAAAAAATAGGTGTGGAACAACCCACATTGTATTGGCATGTAAAAAATAAACGCGCTTTGTTAGATGCATTAGCAGAAACTATTTTGCAAAAGCACCATCATCATGTTTTGCCATTGCCGAATGAAACATGGCAGGACTTTTTGCGAAATAACGCGAAAAGCTTCCGCCAAGCCTTATTAATGTATCGTGATGGTGGCAAAATTCATGCGGGAACACGCCCCTCTGAAAGTCAATTTGAGACATCAGAACAGCAACTACAGTTTTTGTGTGATGCTGGGTTTAGTCTATCTCAAGCCGTGTATGCATTAAGCTCTATTGCGCATTTTACATTAGGCTCCGTACTGGAAACTCAAGAGCATCAAGAAAGCCAAAAAGAGCGTGAAAAAGTAGAGACGGATACTGTTGCCTATCCGCCATTATTAACCCAAGCCGTTGCAATTATGGATAGTGATAATGGTGATGCTGCATTTTTGTTTGTCCTTGATGTGATGATCTCTGGACTTGAAACAGTATTAAAGAGCGCTAAATAA
- a CDS encoding diacylglycerol kinase catalytic domain-containing protein, whose protein sequence is MQRNEDFRFVLVMRKSRLQELIERFNTWSQAKFYLEHNNVEVKDYLNEHNLYQKQLTEAELILKSLGRFQLLERGLLPSYQFSPHDIVVVIGQDGLVANTLKYLNGQPIIAINPDPSRWDGKLLPFEIGQLKETVINTINKKMPFKTVTFAQATTNDGQSLLAVYDLFIGPKSHTSAQYILQWNGAEEVQSSSGIIVSTGLGSTGWFQSILAGAMAITGEASHPLLQGFSWSDRKLQFSVREPFPSRTTGVALTFGTIEPDSPLQLGSLMPENGVIFSDGIEDDYLQFNAGCIAHIGIADIQGQLISQKGRQRI, encoded by the coding sequence ATGCAACGTAACGAAGATTTTCGCTTTGTGCTGGTGATGAGAAAAAGCCGCTTACAGGAATTAATTGAGCGCTTTAATACCTGGTCACAAGCCAAATTCTATTTAGAACACAACAATGTTGAGGTAAAGGATTATCTCAATGAACACAATTTATATCAAAAGCAACTCACAGAAGCTGAGTTGATTTTAAAATCATTAGGACGATTTCAACTTTTAGAAAGAGGCTTATTACCCAGCTATCAATTCTCACCTCACGATATTGTGGTGGTGATTGGTCAAGATGGGCTTGTTGCCAATACGCTGAAATACCTTAATGGACAGCCTATCATTGCCATAAATCCTGATCCATCAAGGTGGGATGGTAAATTATTACCCTTTGAAATAGGGCAATTAAAAGAGACAGTTATTAACACCATTAATAAAAAAATGCCATTTAAAACGGTCACTTTTGCACAAGCAACAACCAATGATGGTCAATCCTTATTAGCGGTTTATGACTTATTTATTGGCCCTAAAAGCCACACTTCCGCACAGTATATTTTGCAATGGAATGGCGCTGAAGAAGTGCAATCTTCATCAGGCATTATTGTATCAACAGGATTGGGATCAACGGGGTGGTTTCAATCTATTCTTGCTGGTGCGATGGCAATTACAGGAGAAGCTTCGCACCCTCTATTACAAGGCTTTAGCTGGAGTGATCGAAAGCTACAATTTAGTGTAAGAGAGCCATTTCCAAGTAGAACAACAGGTGTTGCACTGACTTTTGGCACTATTGAGCCTGACTCACCACTGCAATTAGGATCTTTGATGCCAGAGAATGGCGTAATTTTCTCTGATGGCATCGAAGATGACTATTTACAATTTAATGCAGGTTGTATTGCTCACATTGGTATCGCTGACATACAAGGGCAACTAATTAGCCAAAAAGGGCGTCAGCGAATTTAG
- a CDS encoding SPFH domain-containing protein: protein MFNLNYSKADSSTFIIKSVNGRVRQQGKGLSFWYNSATTSIAALPLNAQEAPFIFNFQTSDFQGLRIQGQISFQVKAPEKAAEVLNFNLSKNGKSYASEDPLKLSDRVVRIAQTLIQAKIQSTPLREALLLSQSLVTLVMEQLIEHPSLEALGIAILDVSIAAITPSPETLKALEAEARESLLKEADDAIYARRKFSVEQERTIKEAELETDLSVQRKRQEIEEARLENERTLLREQAEIEKERLEAKVNAEAKRKELVALSAENQRTQSEADAYAIEATMRAYRELPVENLKAMALAKMDSQQLMAMAFETLALNSGKIGELNITPDLFSQFMKKGSK from the coding sequence ATGTTTAATTTAAATTACTCTAAAGCTGATTCATCAACATTCATTATCAAATCCGTCAATGGTCGCGTTCGCCAACAAGGTAAAGGCTTGAGTTTTTGGTATAACTCCGCCACAACCTCCATTGCGGCATTGCCTTTAAACGCTCAAGAAGCACCTTTTATTTTTAATTTCCAAACCTCGGACTTTCAGGGTTTACGTATTCAAGGGCAAATCTCATTTCAGGTTAAAGCGCCCGAAAAAGCCGCAGAAGTACTCAACTTTAACTTGAGCAAAAACGGCAAATCGTATGCTTCTGAAGATCCGCTCAAACTCAGTGATCGTGTTGTACGTATTGCACAAACCTTAATTCAAGCAAAGATCCAAAGTACACCACTTAGAGAAGCGTTATTACTTAGCCAATCATTAGTGACTTTAGTGATGGAACAATTAATTGAACATCCATCATTAGAGGCATTAGGTATTGCGATTTTAGATGTCTCTATAGCGGCAATCACACCATCACCAGAAACCTTAAAAGCACTAGAAGCTGAAGCGAGAGAATCCTTACTGAAAGAAGCCGACGATGCCATTTATGCTCGTCGTAAATTCTCAGTAGAACAAGAGCGCACCATTAAAGAGGCTGAATTAGAAACCGATTTATCTGTTCAACGTAAACGCCAAGAGATTGAAGAAGCACGTTTAGAAAACGAACGTACATTACTACGCGAACAAGCTGAGATTGAAAAAGAACGCCTTGAAGCCAAAGTTAATGCGGAAGCAAAACGCAAAGAACTAGTCGCATTAAGTGCTGAAAATCAGCGAACACAATCAGAAGCGGATGCTTATGCTATTGAAGCTACCATGCGTGCTTATCGTGAATTACCAGTTGAGAACCTAAAAGCAATGGCATTAGCAAAAATGGACTCACAACAATTAATGGCAATGGCATTTGAAACCTTAGCACTGAATTCAGGAAAAATCGGCGAGTTGAATATCACACCTGATTTATTTAGCCAATTTATGAAAAAAGGCAGTAAATAA
- a CDS encoding NUDIX hydrolase, which yields MTKFDFLLFRLKIVSSFFNKAYAMNEQDFLASYNRRDFLSPLITIDAVLFTYHEEQLKVLLVKRGEHPEKGKWGLPGGFIDEVQDKCLEDTVLRKLKEKTGVIPPYIEQLCSVGNSRRDVRGWSVTVCYTALIAHQACEAHIDTVDSVMWCPIDEIAQQSLAFDHHKLIVQARERLKQKSLYSIVPGFALPEVFTLPELQHVHEILIGKEIQKKSFRRRIEQADLLIDTGEKRAERGRPASLYRLKEASADYRFIRNLEF from the coding sequence ATGACAAAATTTGATTTTTTGCTGTTTAGGCTTAAAATAGTTTCATCGTTTTTTAATAAAGCTTACGCCATGAATGAACAAGATTTTTTAGCCAGTTATAACCGTCGTGATTTCCTATCTCCACTGATCACCATTGATGCCGTACTGTTTACTTATCATGAAGAGCAGTTAAAAGTGTTGTTGGTGAAAAGAGGGGAGCATCCTGAAAAAGGAAAATGGGGCTTACCAGGTGGATTTATCGATGAAGTGCAAGACAAATGCCTTGAAGATACGGTGCTAAGAAAATTAAAAGAGAAAACGGGCGTGATCCCCCCTTATATAGAGCAACTCTGTTCAGTGGGAAATAGCCGGCGTGATGTAAGAGGTTGGTCGGTGACGGTTTGTTATACCGCGTTAATTGCACATCAAGCCTGTGAAGCGCATATAGATACCGTAGATTCGGTGATGTGGTGTCCTATTGATGAGATTGCACAACAAAGCTTAGCGTTTGATCACCATAAATTAATTGTCCAAGCGAGAGAGCGATTAAAGCAAAAATCACTTTATTCGATTGTTCCCGGATTTGCATTACCAGAAGTATTTACCTTGCCAGAATTGCAACATGTTCATGAAATTCTGATTGGTAAAGAGATCCAGAAAAAATCATTTAGGCGACGCATCGAACAAGCCGATTTATTAATTGATACTGGAGAAAAGCGTGCAGAAAGAGGACGCCCCGCAAGTCTGTATCGACTTAAAGAGGCGTCCGCGGATTATCGTTTTATTCGAAATCTTGAGTTTTAA
- a CDS encoding alpha/beta hydrolase fold domain-containing protein, with amino-acid sequence MLSKFNLLCFSILFETPPGFAGDSAGAMLSLATVLWLRDKQIHCGNISAVLLWYGLYGLRDSTSRRLYGGEWDGLRQQDLEEYDNAYLTALGSRDAPYYCLFNNDLTQDIPPCFIASAQYDPLIDDSVTLFKTLEAHQLACEYKMYPGTLHAFLHYSRMMKVADDAIRDGAHYFVKQLTL; translated from the coding sequence ATTTTATCAAAATTCAACCTGCTTTGTTTCAGCATACTTTTTGAAACACCACCCGGTTTTGCGGGTGATTCTGCGGGTGCAATGCTGTCTCTTGCTACCGTATTGTGGCTACGCGACAAACAAATTCACTGCGGCAATATCAGTGCAGTTTTGCTTTGGTATGGATTATATGGATTACGCGATTCCACCAGCCGTCGCCTTTATGGAGGGGAATGGGATGGATTGCGCCAGCAAGATCTAGAAGAATATGATAATGCATATCTAACCGCACTTGGCAGTCGCGATGCTCCTTATTATTGCCTATTTAATAATGATTTAACGCAAGATATTCCGCCTTGCTTTATCGCCAGCGCACAATATGACCCACTTATTGATGATAGTGTGACGCTATTTAAAACCTTAGAAGCCCATCAGTTAGCTTGTGAATATAAAATGTATCCAGGCACATTACATGCTTTTTTACACTACTCACGCATGATGAAAGTGGCTGATGACGCCATTCGAGATGGTGCTCACTACTTTGTCAAACAACTCACTTTGTAA
- a CDS encoding tetratricopeptide repeat protein, with amino-acid sequence MKKRLATFLLTGILLTGCHKAIVTQISSSQNVVSAVKSAIEKEFEDIAVQANQGDAEAQYSLAVMYDEGEGTREDNAKAIEWYTKSANQGYDLAQYNLAIMYDDGEGVDEDHSKAIEWFTKSANQGYAKAQYELAWAYYNYDGTGTSEDYDKHKEWSIKAVNQGIGPRKFINGVPHRKSERVRQNDAKVVEAWQKLANQGDVEGKFNIGNAYYEGKGVRQDYPKAIEWYTKAADQGYVPAQYQLGTIYSYGEGAPQDYAKAGKWYLKAANQGDARSQYNLGMMYLNGIGVRQNTVIAKKYFSKACDNGYQLGCKNLGIMTEDE; translated from the coding sequence ATGAAAAAAAGGCTAGCAACATTTTTACTGACTGGCATTCTGCTGACAGGGTGTCATAAAGCCATTGTTACTCAAATAAGTAGTTCTCAAAACGTAGTTTCAGCCGTAAAATCAGCTATTGAAAAAGAATTTGAAGACATTGCAGTACAAGCTAATCAAGGCGATGCTGAGGCTCAATATAGCCTTGCAGTAATGTATGACGAGGGCGAAGGTACACGCGAGGATAACGCTAAAGCCATTGAGTGGTATACAAAATCTGCCAACCAAGGATATGATCTTGCTCAATATAACCTTGCAATCATGTACGACGATGGCGAAGGGGTAGATGAGGATCACTCTAAAGCTATTGAATGGTTCACGAAATCTGCTAACCAAGGCTATGCTAAGGCCCAATACGAACTTGCTTGGGCTTACTACAATTACGATGGCACAGGTACAAGTGAAGACTACGATAAACATAAAGAGTGGAGCATAAAAGCTGTTAACCAAGGAATTGGACCAAGGAAATTCATTAATGGCGTACCGCATCGAAAGAGCGAGCGTGTGCGTCAAAATGATGCCAAAGTCGTTGAGGCGTGGCAGAAATTAGCTAACCAAGGTGATGTTGAGGGTAAATTCAACATTGGTAACGCTTACTACGAGGGTAAAGGGGTACGTCAGGATTATCCTAAAGCTATCGAGTGGTATACAAAAGCCGCTGACCAAGGATATGTTCCTGCCCAATACCAACTTGGAACAATCTATAGCTATGGCGAAGGTGCTCCTCAGGATTATGCTAAAGCCGGTAAGTGGTATCTAAAAGCCGCCAATCAAGGAGATGCTAGATCTCAATATAACCTTGGTATGATGTACCTCAATGGCATAGGCGTACGTCAAAATACAGTTATAGCGAAAAAGTACTTTTCTAAGGCTTGTGACAATGGGTATCAATTGGGCTGTAAAAACTTGGGTATAATGACAGAGGATGAATAA